The Aquificaceae bacterium DNA segment GGCTAAGAGTGGATTGGAGTTTTGAAAGCAAGGAAGAGGCACATACCTTTTATTCCATGCTTTCGCAAATAAGGGTTGAGTTAATAGAAGAAAGACAAGAACTCAAAAATCCACCACCACCTTTTAGCACAGACACCATGCTCAAGTCTGCCAGCGATGCCTACAGGTGGTCTCTGCCAAAGACTATGAGCCTTGCTCAAACCCTTTTTGAGCTGGGATACATAACCTACCACAGGACGGACTCCACAAGGGTGTCTGACTACGGTATAGGCTTGGCTAAGGAGTATATAAGTGAAGAATTTGGAGAGGAATACTTCCATGCAAGGGTATGGGGAGAGGGTGGGGCTCATGAATGTATAAGACCCACAAAGGGCATAGACCCAGAGGAGCTAAGAGCTCTATTTCTAAGCGGTCAAGCGGAAGGTCTATCCAAAGAACACATACTGCTTTATGAGCTTATCTTTAGGCAGTTTATGGCAAGCCAGATGAAACCAGTAAAGTTAAGAGTTTATAAGCTCCACATCCTTGCAGATGGAAGGGAAAAGGAAATTGAAGTGCCCGTTGAAGTGCTTGAGGATGGCTGGAACAGGTTAATACCCTTAGAGGTTTACAAACCCATATTAGGCTCTGTGGATGTCTCTGAAAGGAAAAAGCTCCTTTCACAGCCAAAGGCTTATCTATACACTCATGGAGAGCTGGTGCAGGAGATGAAAAGAAGGGGCATAGGCAGACCTTCCACTTACGCAAGCATAGTGGAAAAACTCATAGAGAGGGGCTATGTGATAGAAAACAAGGGCTTTCTCATTCCTACAAAACTCGGAAAAGAAGTATACAGCTACCTGCAGAGCAGGAAGGAGGTGCACGAGTTTCTCAAAGAAGAGTTTACCAGAAGGCTTGAAGAGCTTATGGACAAGGTGGAGGAGGGCAAAGAGGACTATGCGGACATACTTAATGACCTTTACAGGAGTATAATAGAATTGGACAAAAAGCTGGAGGTAGTTTGATGGTTTTGCATCCTCTCTTTGCGTATCCCACGGTATTATTAGCCCTTGGTGTGTTTGCCCTCTACATAGTTAGTTTGCTAAAGTTAAGAGGTATGATGAAGTATGCACTCTACTTGAACGTAGCCCTTATAGTCTTTGCCCTACTGTCGGTGGTATTTGGTTTTCGTGTTTCTTCTATTGATTGGGTGCAGGCAAAAACGCCTTTTATATGGGGATTTCCTCACAAGTGGAACGGGGTATTTCTGCTTGCCCTTTCTGTGCTAACCTTTGTGGTCTTTTGGTTTAAGGGAGAAACCGCTGGAAAGAGGTTAGCTTTGCTTCCTCTGTTGGGGTTATTACTTACCCTTTTCCAGTTCTTTACAGGATGGATGCTTAGGTTGGTATTCTTCTCATAAGGCATATTGAAAGGTAAGAAAATAAGCATAGCTTTATAGTCATGTTAGAAAGGTATGAACTTTTAAGGGAATACGGTGGTCCTATAGACCTAAAGAGGTATGACTATAAAGAGCTTGAAAGGCTTGCGGAAGAGGTAAGAGACTATCTTATAGAGGTTACCGCAAAAAATGGAGGTCATGTGGCACCGGGGCTTGGTGTTGTAGAGTTAACCATAGCACTTTTAAGGGTCTTTGAACCACCCAAGGATGTTATAGTTTGGGACATAGGACATCAGGCATATCCCTGGAAGATACTCACAGACAGAAAGGAACTGTTCCCAACCCTTAGACAATACGGAGGCATATCGGGTTTTCTAAGAAGGGAAGAAAGTCCCTTTGACGCCTTTGGTGCAGGGCATAGCTCCACTTCCATATCCGCTGCACTTGGCTTTAGGAAAGCCTTTGACCTTTTGGGTGAGCAAGACCGTTATGTGGTGGCGGTGATAGGCGATGGTGCCATGACCGCAGGCATGGCTTTTGAAGCACTAAACAACGCAGGACATCTAAGACCAAACAAGTTTATAGTTATCCTCAACGACAACGAAATGTCCATCTCTCCTAACGTAGGTGCCATATCCACATACCTTAGCAAAATACTAAGCGGACGCTTTGTGCAAGAAACAAGACAGAAGGTAAAGCATCTCCTTGAGCATTTGGGAAGTCCTGCACTCAGAGTCATGAAGCTTACAGAGGAGTTTCTAAAGGGTCTTTTATCTCCTGGAGTTCTCTTTGAGGAACTTGGCTTTAACTATATAGGTCCAGTAAACGGACATGACCTACCTGCCTTAGAGAGAACCCTTGAGAACATAAAGTATATAGAAGGACCTGTCCTCTTGCACGTGTATACCAAAAAGGGTAAAGGCTACAAGCCAGCAGAAAACGACCCAGTTACTTGGCACGGTGTTGCACCCTACAAAAGAGAGTCTGGCGAGTTTATCAAAAAGCCTTCACCACCCACTTGGACTTCCGTCTTTGGAAAAGCCATAGTGGAGCTGGCGGAACAAGACCCGAACATAGTGGTGATAACACCTGCCATGAAGGAAGGCTCTGGTCTTGTGGAGTTTAGCCAAAGGTTTCCCGAAAGGTTTTTTGATGTAGGTATTGCGGAACAGCATGCCTGCACCTTTGCAGGTGGTCTTGCGGCAGGAGGTCTCAAACCTGTAGCCTGCTACTATTCTACCTTTCTCCAAAGGGCATACGACCAAGTTATACACGACATAGCACTTCAAAACTTGCATGTGGTTTTTGCCATAGACAGGGGCGGTCTTGTGGGTGATGATGGACCAACACATCACGGAGTTTTTGACCTCTCATACCTTAGGTGCATTCCTAATATGGTGGTGTCCGCACCAAAGGATGAGCAGGAGCTAAGAGACCTACTATATACCGCACTGCACTACAATGGACCCTTTGCCATAAGGTATCCAAGAGGTCCAGCCTACGGCGTGCCTACGGAGGGTTTTCGTCTCATAAAGGTAGGAAGTTGGGAGCTTCTAAAAGAGGGCAAGGATGGTGTGATATTGGGAGTGGGCTACACAGTCTATCAAGCTCTCAAGGCTTCGGAGGAGCTTCTAAGAGAGGGTATTGACTTTGCGGTGGTAAACGCAAGGTTTGTAAAGCCTATGGATGAGGAGCTTTTGGAAAGGTTGGCAAACACCTATGACTTCTTTATAACGGTGGAGGACAACGTGCTTATGGGGGGCTTTGGCTCTGGAGTGCTTGAGTGGTTGGCAAAGAGGGGCTACACCAAGAGGGTTCTCACCTTAGGCATTCCCGACAGGTTCATAGAGCATGGAAACCAAAACCTGCTTAGAAACTTGGTGGGCATAGATGCAGAAGGCATAAAGGAGAGAGTTTTGGAGTTCGTAAAGGGAAGGCTTTTAGAAAGTGGGCGTTGAGGGTAGGGACGTAGGTGAGAGATTTAAAAATTTATTGCCCTATCATCCACTCAACCCTTTCACTATCTCCATCACCGCTATGTTTTTCTCATAAAGCCTTGTAAGGTTTTCGCTTCTTCTTGTTATCCAATTGTTTCTATACAGATGCATTTCTCTCCTGAAGTCTTTTGGCTCGCCTTTTAGGACCACTGGCTCCTTTTCTCCTTGAGGTAGATACTCAAGCAAGCTCCTTAAAAACTCTGTGTGGTTGAAGGCTTTTGGCAGGAACTTAAAGGTCTTTTTCTCTCCCATTAAAGTGGTAAGAGTGCCATCTGTCTCACCCATTAAGCTCATGGGTATTTTTATCTGAGCGTATTGAGCAAGACCATCCTCAAAGGGAGAAAAGACTACAAGATGCTCAAGACCTTCAAATACTTTCTCAAGCTCCTCCATTTTCATATAGTCCGTTAGGTCTTCGCCAAAGATGACAAGGTTCTTTGCCCTTTGGAGAGCTTCATGAAGGTCCGA contains these protein-coding regions:
- the dxs gene encoding 1-deoxy-D-xylulose-5-phosphate synthase, producing the protein MLERYELLREYGGPIDLKRYDYKELERLAEEVRDYLIEVTAKNGGHVAPGLGVVELTIALLRVFEPPKDVIVWDIGHQAYPWKILTDRKELFPTLRQYGGISGFLRREESPFDAFGAGHSSTSISAALGFRKAFDLLGEQDRYVVAVIGDGAMTAGMAFEALNNAGHLRPNKFIVILNDNEMSISPNVGAISTYLSKILSGRFVQETRQKVKHLLEHLGSPALRVMKLTEEFLKGLLSPGVLFEELGFNYIGPVNGHDLPALERTLENIKYIEGPVLLHVYTKKGKGYKPAENDPVTWHGVAPYKRESGEFIKKPSPPTWTSVFGKAIVELAEQDPNIVVITPAMKEGSGLVEFSQRFPERFFDVGIAEQHACTFAGGLAAGGLKPVACYYSTFLQRAYDQVIHDIALQNLHVVFAIDRGGLVGDDGPTHHGVFDLSYLRCIPNMVVSAPKDEQELRDLLYTALHYNGPFAIRYPRGPAYGVPTEGFRLIKVGSWELLKEGKDGVILGVGYTVYQALKASEELLREGIDFAVVNARFVKPMDEELLERLANTYDFFITVEDNVLMGGFGSGVLEWLAKRGYTKRVLTLGIPDRFIEHGNQNLLRNLVGIDAEGIKERVLEFVKGRLLESGR